TTCAAAATACCGCTTCGCTGACAGAGACAAAGATCACCTATAAGGAAGAAGGCTACTCCCCTGCCGCGACGGAAAATACAGATGCCATCGGGCTGGCACGGCAGGCCATAGCCTCCGTGCTGGGAGAAGAAAACGCAGAGAACCCCTGCATCTCGCAAGGCGCGGAAGACTTTCATTTTTATACATGGAAGACACCGCATATTCCAGCAACAATGATTGGTCTGGGCTGTGATTTGAAACCGGGACTGCATCACCCGCAAATGTCGTTCAACACAGACGCGCTAATTTACGGGACTAAAATCCTGACACAACTTTTACTGAATGCGGATCAAAAACTATGAAAACAATCATCTATAAAGATCAAGACAATTTGCTGATGGGTATGACTATGAAAGACCGCAGAGAACCGGAATGTCATAACATCGCATTGCACGCATGCCAATCTGCGGATGATGTGATGAGCAACCGAAGGCAGCTGGCACATTTCTTACAGTGCGATGTACAGGATTTCGTATTTGCCAATCAAACACACAGCGCGAACTTCCACAAAGTAACAGAGAGTGATCGCGGTAAAGGTGCATGGAAACAGGAAACCGCCATCCCCAATACAGATGCACTGTATACATTTGAGCCGAACCTCGTCTTGTGCAGTTTGACGGCGGACTGTGTGCCTGTATTATTTTACAGCGATCACAGCACGCTGACTGGGGCAATTCATTCCGGATGGCAAGGGACCGTAAAGGAAATTACGTTGAATCTGTTTCGTCACCTGCAGCACGAGGAGCATTGTGATCTGAGCCATGTCCATGTTCAGATTGGCGCTGCGCTCAGTCAAGATAAGTTCGAGGTGGATGAAGATGTCTGTATGAAGTTCCATAAGCTTGGCTACGCAGACGAATTCATTTTCTATAATTCAGCAACCAAAAAGTATCATATCGATAATCAGCTGGCAGTAAAAAGACAATGTGAACTGGCAGGAATTCCTGAAGCCCACATTACGATCGACCGTACTTGCACTTTCCAGAGTCCTAACGGCTTTTCTTATCGTGAAGACAGACAAGCAGGCCGTCATGTCAGCTTTATCCGCAGATCCGCGAAAAAAACACAGTGAAGGAATGATCCTTCACTGTGTTTTCTCATTTCAAATTTATTTTTGGAAAAGGAACTGTCTGTCCTACTGCGGACTCGGACTGCGCATTTACTTGAGCCTTTGCTCAATTAATCCTTAGGATCTTCCAGTGTCCGATCCACTTTCCT
The Sporosarcina sp. P33 genome window above contains:
- the pgeF gene encoding peptidoglycan editing factor PgeF, producing the protein MKTIIYKDQDNLLMGMTMKDRREPECHNIALHACQSADDVMSNRRQLAHFLQCDVQDFVFANQTHSANFHKVTESDRGKGAWKQETAIPNTDALYTFEPNLVLCSLTADCVPVLFYSDHSTLTGAIHSGWQGTVKEITLNLFRHLQHEEHCDLSHVHVQIGAALSQDKFEVDEDVCMKFHKLGYADEFIFYNSATKKYHIDNQLAVKRQCELAGIPEAHITIDRTCTFQSPNGFSYREDRQAGRHVSFIRRSAKKTQ